ATGATGTCGCATTGATAGTAGAGGTCTGCAATCTTTTCGTACTTCAGACTTATCCATAAATCACTTCTACCTTGGCGGGGGAGGAGAACGCCAGGAAGAAGCCGGTTGGATATGTCAACTTCGACTCGGACCTGAATAAATTTTTTCCACGTGCCGCCGAAGTCTCCTATTAGATCAACATTAACTACAGAGCTTATTTTAGACCCTATTCTCTTTAGATTGTCCTCTGTTCTCCAAAGGTCTGGGAGTCCATGAATCTGGATCCAAATAGTCGACAACGAAAAGTCTACTTCTTGCCAAGATAAATCTAGGCTCCACTTCTTTAGGACTAAATGGCCGCCTCTAATAGACCATGGGCACTTGTGGTAAACTTTATGGAAGTCTACTTCGTGGCTGAAGGAAAGCATGTAGATGTTTTGGCTGAGCTTCTTGACCTCCATAGGGAATGCAGGCTTCCAAGCTTTTTGTGTTACTTCTTTGACCATAATGAAACTGATAGTTTTGGTGGTGTATAGTTTGGCTAGAAGAGTGAGTTCTGGTGTTGGGTTCATGTTTTGGTTTGGAGTGAGCTCAAGTTTGATATCCTGGCATGAAATTTTTTCTGTACAGGATACCAGATCGGACACCTCCATGGTGGAGGTTTTTTGTAGCCTTGGGTTAGATTGTGAGAGAAGATAGGGTCAGATTGTGGGAAAAATAAATGGGAGAAATGAGTTGTGGGTGAGGGAGGGCTGACAGATGAGGACCAGAGAAGGGGAGGAGGTGGTGAGGGAAAAGGATGAGACTAGCTCAAGAAATAGGGGAAAGGGGAGAGGTACCACGAGAGTACGAAGAGAAAAAAGTAACAGGATGGGTATGGCAACAGAGCCTAACCTTTTATAACATCAAAATATCAAAGCCTTATGCACTTAAAGTAATTAAGATAATACTAAGtatataaattcataaaattaatcatGCAATTAGGTTAGGATGTTACAAATACACTTAAATAGTTGAATGAAAAGTTAacctttttatttcattatttctaaTAAGACCCAATATAACATAATCCTTACGTGTTGAGTAAATTGATTTGGCTTTTAGAGGTACTATGGATTATGTTGGGTAGGAAGTTTTTTAATCTAACCCGCGCACAACGTTAGTATATATTTGTGATGGTGATCACGCCATATAATGTAGTGTACTCTTACATATGTAATAGCCTCCACTTGGTAGATTATGTTAGTTTATAGATGTAGTATTGTTTCAATAGAgggatataattttttagtattattgtAACTCTGGAATTAGATATATTTGCTCATTTAACAAATACGTTTgttatagttttaaaaactggGCTGGACCGGACCGGCCGGTCTGACCAGTTCAACTGGGAACCAGTCACAAATTCAGTTTGGTTATgactaaaaaccaaaaatcaatcaaaaatcagAAATAATCAAGAACCAGCTGGTTCAATCGTAAAATCGGGAACCAGTATGGTTGAATTGGTTATTGGCCAGTTAGGTTGAAAACCAAAACTAACCTAAAAACGCTCACGCCTCTCTCAGTctcatttttttccccctcaaagCTGCTTTTTGGAGCTGTGATCCCACCCATGTGTCACAAATCTTTAGAGAAAGAGGGAAAACAGACCCATAGACACAGAGTGAGAGAAAGACTCGGGCTTGTTTGGATTTGGAGAGGAGAGACCACAATTAATACATACATTAGCCTCAATCCATTTGAAACTGTGTGGCCAGatattttactcatttttttcttaaagaatcaGATAACAGAGGACTGATTTTTGACTTTTATGAAATGTTGCTTTTGTGAAGAGTGGCGGCACTGAAGTAGTGAAGTGTTACTTTTTATACTCATGAATCAAATCCTAGCCGTATGAGATCATTTACTTTCTTTGAATAAATTTCTGCCgtttattctcaaaaaagaaaaaagaaaaaaaaaaggatctcAGTATTATCATGCTTCACAATTTATGTACTACTTTCTTGGTGGCTTTTAACAATGTGTGAACGTATATAGtagattat
This DNA window, taken from Quercus robur chromosome 2, dhQueRobu3.1, whole genome shotgun sequence, encodes the following:
- the LOC126702589 gene encoding uncharacterized protein LOC126702589, with the translated sequence MEVSDLVSCTEKISCQDIKLELTPNQNMNPTPELTLLAKLYTTKTISFIMVKEVTQKAWKPAFPMEVKKLSQNIYMLSFSHEVDFHKVYHKCPWSIRGGHLVLKKWSLDLSWQEVDFSLSTIWIQIHGLPDLWRTEDNLKRIGSKISSVVNVDLIGDFGGTWKKFIQVRVEVDISNRLLPGVLLPRQGRSDLWISLKYEKIADLYYQCDIIGHDKNHCLAEPFRLYNSSGKPFKATSPWLRADNDDIPPKA